The sequence below is a genomic window from Burkholderia contaminans.
TCGGACTCCACCAGCCAGTTCGTCGTGCAAAGGCGGCAGCGATACTGTCGCACGACGATTGGCGGCCGACCGAGCGGCCGCAATTTCGTTGGCTTGTGCAATTCCACCAGTCCGCGATGTGCGACGGGATCGGACATCATGCGCATGTTCGTGGAGGCTTCGCAACGCATGTGCGTCAGCCTTTCAGGAACGCGTCGGCGCGGTGAATCACTTCTTCGCTCATCGTTCAAATTGTCCGCTGATTGCAACGTGATCGGCAGTGCGTCCGTTCCATGCTTGAATCAGGCCTGCTCGCCGTCGCGGTGTGCGTCGATCGGCGGTCGTGACGGACCTTCCGGAAGGTAGTCATCAACGGGGCGTCTTCCTGCGCTGCGCGGCGAATGCGGGCGATTGCGCGTCTCGTCCGGACTCCTCAGTTTGAAATCGACTTACCGGACGCATCCTTGATTTTCGCTTTCCATTGCGTGCGGATTTCGGACACCACCGATTCGGGAAGCGAGATGTAGTCCAACTCCGTGGCGGCCTGGTTGCCGTTGTGGAACGCCCAGTCGAAGAACTTCAGCGTTTCCGCACCTTGTGCCGGCTTCTCTTGCGTTGCATGCAGCAGCACGAACGTCGCGCCGACCACCGGCCATGCGCCCTTGCCCGGCTCGTCCGTCAGGATCTGATAGAACGACTTCGACCAGTTCGCGCCTGCAGCGGCGGCCTTGAACGTTTCCGTTTTCGGCTCGACCACCGTGCCCGCCGAGTTCTTCAGCGCGGTGTAGACCATGTTGTTCTTCTTCGCGTACGCCCATTCGACGTAGCCGATCGCGCCCGGCAGGCGCTGCACGAACGCTGCCACGCCGTCGTTGCCCTTGCCGCCCGTGCCCGTCGGCCAGTTGACCGTCGTCCCGTCGCCGACCTTCGACTTCCATTCGCCGTTGACCTTCGACAGGTAGTTCGTCCAGATGAAGCTCGTGCCCGAGCCGTCAGCACGGCGAACCACGGCGATGTCCGTATCCGGCAGCTTGGCCTTCGGGTTCAGCGCGGCAATCGCC
It includes:
- the pstS gene encoding phosphate ABC transporter substrate-binding protein PstS; translation: MNIRILMPCTLVLVAFNVHAADITGAGSTFAAPIYAKWADAYKKAGGGKVNYQGIGSSGGLKQINAKTVDFAGSDAPLKDDELAKAGLFQFPTVVGGVVPVVNVPGVKAGELTLSGPVLGDIYLGKIKKWNDPAIAALNPKAKLPDTDIAVVRRADGSGTSFIWTNYLSKVNGEWKSKVGDGTTVNWPTGTGGKGNDGVAAFVQRLPGAIGYVEWAYAKKNNMVYTALKNSAGTVVEPKTETFKAAAAGANWSKSFYQILTDEPGKGAWPVVGATFVLLHATQEKPAQGAETLKFFDWAFHNGNQAATELDYISLPESVVSEIRTQWKAKIKDASGKSISN